In one Caldisericum sp. genomic region, the following are encoded:
- a CDS encoding 6-phosphofructokinase, whose product MKRIGIVCDGGDAPGINTAIRAIARASFEKEYEVLGFIDGFHGLIENDVKIITKSSVSGILALGGSILGISRFNPYRDPKYIEAIRENFKKNSLTLLVFIGDRDTITIAKKLSDDGIPSIVIPKTIDNDVYGTDYSIGFDTAVSVIAQSLDSLHATASAHHRLMVVETMGRETGWLALFGGLAGGADYIVIPEVPFTMEEIASHVEKRKKEGKNFSIVVVAEGVVLPDEDRASFEYDEFGHKVNAKRMVGYRLASKLEELTHLKSRVMVLGYLQRGGIPTNADRILATRLGVEAVNLVGSGTTNVVLGVRDGEVITTPYEEAYDKVHTADTKYYELARIFF is encoded by the coding sequence ATGAAAAGAATAGGAATTGTGTGTGATGGTGGCGATGCTCCAGGCATTAACACTGCAATAAGAGCTATTGCAAGGGCAAGTTTTGAGAAAGAGTATGAAGTGCTAGGCTTTATTGACGGTTTCCACGGTCTTATCGAAAACGATGTAAAGATAATCACCAAATCATCTGTCTCAGGAATTCTTGCGCTTGGAGGAAGCATCCTCGGAATTTCAAGATTCAATCCTTATAGAGATCCAAAATATATAGAAGCAATAAGGGAAAACTTCAAGAAGAATTCGCTTACACTTCTTGTTTTTATTGGCGATAGAGATACCATTACAATTGCAAAAAAACTTTCGGATGACGGTATCCCATCAATTGTAATTCCAAAAACGATTGATAACGATGTCTATGGCACAGACTACTCAATAGGTTTTGATACAGCTGTATCTGTCATTGCCCAATCTCTTGATAGCCTTCATGCAACCGCTTCAGCCCACCACAGGCTTATGGTTGTAGAAACAATGGGAAGGGAAACAGGATGGCTTGCTCTCTTCGGAGGGCTTGCAGGTGGTGCAGATTATATAGTTATTCCAGAGGTTCCATTTACAATGGAAGAGATTGCATCTCATGTTGAAAAAAGGAAGAAAGAAGGAAAGAACTTCTCAATAGTTGTAGTTGCAGAGGGTGTTGTATTGCCTGACGAAGATAGAGCGTCGTTCGAGTACGATGAATTTGGACACAAGGTAAACGCAAAGAGAATGGTTGGCTACAGGCTTGCTTCAAAACTTGAGGAACTTACACATCTCAAATCAAGGGTTATGGTTCTTGGGTACCTCCAGAGAGGAGGAATTCCAACAAACGCTGATAGAATTCTTGCAACTCGCCTTGGAGTAGAAGCGGTAAACCTTGTTGGCAGTGGAACAACAAATGTTGTTCTTGGTGTGAGAGATGGTGAAGTAATAACGACACCATACGAAGAAGCCTACGATAAGGTTCATACGGCTGATACAAAGTATTACGAACTTGCGAGGATATTCTTCTAA
- a CDS encoding DUF4388 domain-containing protein: protein MLEGSLRDFSLDDLLQMISLGGKTGELHLEGTTPFGNKKGIIYFENGEVKDAETEESRGEVAIVELLNIKEGSFKFVPNDTLHVKRSINKSIPDLVLLATSKLDEWNKVKSRVASVDSVFKMVTDEIPDEIHLSQTDWKVLMQLQKGLTIREAALKLNMTVFDVAKIAYGLAALKIIKEIGQKNPETQEFKSKVPPKNFIMRLVDRIRGL from the coding sequence ATGCTTGAAGGTTCTTTAAGAGATTTTTCTCTGGATGATTTACTTCAGATGATTTCCCTCGGGGGAAAAACTGGAGAACTCCACCTCGAGGGGACAACTCCTTTTGGTAATAAGAAGGGCATAATATACTTTGAAAATGGTGAAGTAAAGGATGCGGAAACAGAAGAATCACGTGGAGAGGTTGCAATTGTTGAGCTTCTCAACATAAAGGAAGGGTCCTTTAAGTTTGTTCCTAATGATACGCTTCATGTTAAGAGATCAATAAATAAATCAATACCTGACCTTGTCCTTCTTGCAACTTCAAAGTTAGATGAATGGAACAAGGTTAAGTCGAGGGTTGCTTCCGTTGATTCTGTTTTTAAGATGGTAACTGATGAGATTCCTGATGAAATTCATCTTTCGCAAACAGATTGGAAGGTCTTAATGCAACTTCAGAAAGGATTAACAATAAGAGAAGCTGCTTTAAAGCTTAATATGACTGTTTTTGATGTTGCAAAGATAGCTTATGGTCTCGCTGCTTTAAAAATTATAAAAGAAATAGGGCAGAAGAATCCCGAAACGCAGGAATTTAAAAGTAAGGTGCCTCCAAAAAATTTTATTATGAGGCTCGTCGATAGGATTAGGGGGCTTTAA
- a CDS encoding ATP/GTP-binding protein has translation MRHYKIVVTGPFAAGKTTFIKTITEIAPIVTEAKTTKEEESTVKDSTTVAMDFGRITVDDDYVLHIFGTPGQFRFNYMWSILSKDALGVILLVDSGDRSMFDEAKDMLNFFRVKTDAPIVVALNHFNEKEHVSEEELRKIMNLPDSIPVIGCDATNKESVKQVLLKLLELILENEV, from the coding sequence ATGAGACACTATAAGATAGTTGTTACGGGGCCGTTTGCAGCGGGAAAAACAACATTCATTAAAACCATTACAGAGATTGCACCTATAGTAACGGAAGCAAAGACCACCAAAGAAGAAGAGTCAACCGTAAAGGATTCAACGACTGTTGCAATGGATTTTGGTAGAATTACCGTTGATGATGATTATGTGCTTCATATTTTTGGTACACCTGGGCAGTTTAGATTTAATTATATGTGGAGTATCCTTTCAAAGGATGCACTTGGCGTTATTCTTCTTGTCGATTCAGGCGATAGAAGTATGTTTGATGAAGCAAAGGATATGCTTAACTTCTTTAGAGTAAAAACAGATGCGCCCATTGTTGTTGCGTTGAACCACTTTAACGAGAAGGAACATGTTAGTGAAGAAGAACTTAGAAAGATAATGAACTTGCCAGACTCGATACCTGTAATTGGATGCGATGCAACAAATAAAGAAAGTGTTAAACAGGTGCTTTTGAAACTTCTCGAACTCATTCTCGAAAATGAAGTTTAA
- a CDS encoding BMP family ABC transporter substrate-binding protein: MKKLLVVMLAMVLVVSLFAGCKPASNKLDLSTRKFKIGLVTDVGGRGDRSFNDSALRGLETWAAKVKYVEGGGYEALTDEEYKASIPDDLKDKNIVPLDVEPIVLESKAKEDYIPNIQTLVEQKHVDLVIGVGFMLANAIGESALKYPNTKFMLIDSTPVDANGNPVNPPNVVSYLFKENECGFLVGAIAGYATKANKVGYIGGMAIPPVLRYEAGFRAGVKTTNPNAQVIGQYTNSFTDAALGKSAAQSQMALGADVLFHAAGATGNGMFQAICEKGAPYWGIGVDVDMGLDPNLCPDRTLTSAIKHVDYATYLAIKSIVDGTFQSGSVTLSLKDGGVGYAPDHVKDVLTADQIAKIENLRKMIIDGKFTVPEDPKAVNTWTPPSGF, translated from the coding sequence ATGAAAAAGTTGTTGGTAGTAATGTTAGCGATGGTGCTTGTTGTGTCCCTTTTTGCGGGATGCAAACCTGCATCAAACAAACTCGACTTGTCTACAAGAAAGTTCAAAATTGGTCTTGTAACGGATGTTGGTGGTCGTGGTGACAGGTCTTTTAACGACTCTGCACTTCGTGGTCTTGAAACCTGGGCTGCAAAGGTAAAGTACGTTGAAGGTGGCGGTTATGAGGCATTAACTGACGAAGAGTATAAGGCAAGTATTCCTGATGACCTTAAGGACAAGAACATCGTTCCTCTTGATGTAGAGCCAATCGTTCTTGAGTCGAAGGCAAAAGAGGACTACATTCCAAACATTCAGACACTTGTGGAGCAAAAGCATGTTGATCTTGTTATTGGTGTTGGTTTTATGCTTGCAAACGCAATTGGAGAATCAGCATTAAAGTATCCAAACACAAAGTTTATGCTCATTGACTCAACACCTGTGGATGCAAATGGTAACCCAGTTAATCCTCCAAATGTTGTTTCATACCTCTTCAAAGAGAACGAGTGTGGATTCCTTGTCGGAGCAATTGCTGGTTATGCAACAAAGGCAAACAAAGTTGGTTACATTGGCGGAATGGCAATTCCACCAGTACTAAGGTATGAAGCAGGATTTAGAGCAGGCGTAAAGACAACAAATCCAAATGCCCAGGTTATTGGTCAGTATACAAACTCATTTACTGATGCAGCACTTGGAAAGAGCGCAGCACAGTCTCAGATGGCACTTGGTGCTGATGTCCTCTTCCATGCAGCAGGTGCAACTGGAAACGGTATGTTCCAGGCAATTTGCGAAAAGGGTGCACCTTACTGGGGTATTGGTGTAGATGTTGATATGGGTCTTGATCCAAACCTTTGCCCGGATAGGACGCTCACTTCTGCAATAAAGCATGTTGACTATGCAACTTATTTAGCAATCAAATCTATTGTCGATGGAACATTCCAGAGTGGATCTGTTACACTTTCCCTTAAAGATGGTGGTGTAGGCTACGCACCGGACCATGTAAAGGACGTTCTCACTGCAGACCAGATTGCAAAAATCGAGAATCTAAGAAAGATGATAATTGACGGTAAGTTCACCGTCCCAGAGGATCCAAAGGCTGTTAATACCTGGACTCCTCCATCAGGATTTTAA
- a CDS encoding ABC transporter ATP-binding protein: MEALRVENIVKRFPNVLANDNVSLSIEKGEIFAIVGENGAGKSTLMKIVYGLYLPDSGNIYVFGKKANLKDSRDAINLKIGMVHQEFMLIPRFTVTENVVLGDEPKKFGFVFDYSKAVKEVKELSEKYSLTVDPTEKVENLPVGIQQRVEILKILRRGAEILIFDEPTAVLTPEETEELFKTLRKLKEAGKTIVFISHKLSEVMEIADRIAVMRRGKVQGIVKKEETNERELAKMMVGRDVVLEIERVKTEPGNVVFEVKDLTVKNPRGIIGLKDVSFKVREGEIVAIAGVEGNGQSELVNAILGFYKPIKGVISIAGKEMKFITPYEIRSKGLAYITEDRKRRGLILQYRARENIILGKHTLYPFSKNGIMNDAAIDEYATRKLQEFDVRPPEPYMKAVNFSGGNQQKIILARELSMDHKFLLASQPTRGLDVGAMEFVYKWLIEEKKKGIGILLISLELSEVMGLADRILVLYKGEIVGETTPENTTEEELGEMMLGLKRKVLQ, from the coding sequence GTGGAAGCGCTAAGAGTTGAGAATATTGTTAAAAGATTTCCAAATGTCCTTGCAAATGATAATGTTAGTTTATCAATCGAAAAAGGCGAGATTTTTGCAATAGTTGGAGAAAATGGTGCCGGGAAATCCACCTTAATGAAGATTGTGTATGGTCTCTATCTTCCTGACTCGGGAAATATCTATGTTTTTGGTAAGAAAGCAAACTTAAAAGACTCAAGAGATGCAATAAACCTTAAGATTGGTATGGTGCATCAGGAGTTTATGCTAATACCGAGATTTACCGTTACTGAAAATGTTGTCCTTGGTGATGAGCCAAAAAAATTTGGCTTTGTTTTTGACTACAGCAAGGCAGTAAAAGAAGTTAAAGAATTATCAGAGAAGTATTCGCTTACAGTTGACCCAACTGAAAAGGTTGAAAACCTTCCTGTTGGAATCCAGCAAAGAGTTGAGATATTGAAGATTTTGAGGCGTGGTGCAGAAATCCTTATATTTGACGAACCAACAGCAGTTCTAACGCCCGAGGAAACAGAAGAACTCTTTAAGACATTAAGAAAACTTAAGGAAGCGGGAAAAACGATTGTATTCATTTCTCACAAATTGAGTGAAGTTATGGAAATTGCAGATAGAATTGCCGTGATGAGAAGAGGTAAAGTCCAGGGAATTGTTAAAAAAGAGGAAACAAACGAGAGAGAACTTGCAAAAATGATGGTTGGAAGGGATGTTGTCCTTGAAATTGAAAGAGTAAAGACAGAACCTGGAAATGTAGTTTTTGAAGTGAAAGACCTCACCGTGAAAAATCCGAGAGGTATTATTGGCTTAAAAGATGTTAGTTTCAAAGTAAGGGAAGGTGAAATTGTTGCGATTGCAGGTGTAGAAGGAAACGGACAATCTGAACTTGTTAACGCCATACTTGGATTTTATAAACCCATAAAAGGTGTTATATCCATTGCGGGTAAAGAGATGAAATTTATAACACCTTATGAAATCCGTTCTAAAGGGCTTGCATATATTACTGAGGATAGAAAAAGAAGAGGTCTTATTTTGCAGTACAGGGCAAGAGAGAATATCATCTTAGGTAAACATACACTTTATCCTTTCTCTAAAAATGGCATAATGAATGATGCAGCAATTGACGAGTATGCAACAAGGAAGTTACAGGAGTTTGATGTGCGTCCACCTGAACCATATATGAAGGCAGTTAATTTTTCGGGTGGAAACCAGCAAAAAATAATTCTTGCAAGGGAACTTTCCATGGATCACAAATTCTTGCTTGCATCTCAACCTACCCGTGGGCTTGATGTTGGTGCAATGGAATTTGTATATAAATGGCTTATAGAAGAGAAGAAAAAAGGAATTGGAATTTTGCTAATATCTCTGGAACTTTCAGAAGTAATGGGGCTTGCTGATAGAATTCTTGTCCTCTATAAAGGTGAAATTGTTGGTGAAACAACACCTGAGAATACAACTGAGGAAGAACTTGGAGAAATGATGCTTGGTCTTAAAAGGAAGGTGCTACAATGA
- a CDS encoding ABC transporter permease → MKEVFGRIFIHRREENWWMNLLVPITSIIIALIVGAIFIASTGRDPILAYKLMFGASGLVPGPYFKTHFAEMLLYTALFASTGLAFALPARAGLFSIGAEGQFLVGMITAAFFGFWKPLYNLPSFIHITIIFAMVILFGGLWGLIAGFLKAKKGINETIITIMLNWIAFHLIEGWLVPTGGPLAADVSTGVSGTPYVSPSARLPVILPGTRLNISILVMLLVIYLAWFLLYRTVFGYEIRAMGYTAITNMEAPKIGGVNTEKRIMQIMFLGGAIAALGGSFVVLGFLGQYPPVFEGGYGFDGIAVALIGGNEPVGILLSSMLIGGLRTGATAVQLARIPKTFPAIIEGLIVAFIALNELIRYLLSKVLLRKKEGVA, encoded by the coding sequence ATGAAAGAAGTCTTTGGTAGAATCTTTATACACAGGCGTGAAGAAAACTGGTGGATGAATTTATTGGTTCCAATAACTTCTATTATTATAGCTCTTATTGTCGGTGCAATATTCATTGCCTCTACTGGGCGTGACCCTATACTTGCATACAAGTTGATGTTTGGTGCTTCTGGGCTTGTTCCAGGACCATATTTCAAGACGCACTTCGCTGAGATGCTACTTTATACAGCCTTATTTGCTTCAACTGGTCTTGCATTTGCTTTACCTGCACGTGCTGGGCTTTTCTCGATTGGTGCAGAAGGTCAGTTTTTAGTTGGTATGATAACTGCAGCATTTTTTGGTTTCTGGAAGCCTCTTTACAACCTTCCTTCTTTTATCCACATAACTATAATCTTTGCGATGGTGATTCTCTTTGGTGGCTTGTGGGGGCTTATTGCAGGCTTTCTTAAAGCAAAAAAAGGAATTAACGAAACAATCATAACAATAATGCTAAACTGGATTGCCTTTCACCTTATTGAAGGTTGGCTTGTTCCGACGGGCGGACCCCTTGCTGCAGATGTCTCAACAGGAGTTTCAGGGACACCTTATGTATCACCATCGGCAAGGTTACCTGTTATACTTCCTGGAACAAGGCTCAATATAAGCATACTCGTAATGCTTCTTGTAATTTATTTAGCGTGGTTTTTGCTATATCGGACCGTTTTTGGCTACGAAATAAGAGCAATGGGATACACAGCGATTACAAATATGGAAGCCCCGAAAATTGGTGGTGTAAATACCGAAAAAAGGATTATGCAAATAATGTTTTTGGGCGGTGCAATTGCAGCACTTGGTGGTTCTTTTGTTGTACTTGGTTTTTTGGGGCAGTATCCTCCTGTTTTTGAGGGTGGTTATGGTTTTGATGGTATTGCAGTTGCTCTTATTGGTGGAAATGAACCAGTTGGGATTTTACTTTCTTCCATGCTTATAGGAGGATTAAGGACTGGCGCAACAGCGGTGCAACTTGCAAGAATCCCTAAGACATTCCCTGCAATTATTGAAGGTCTTATTGTTGCTTTTATTGCTCTTAACGAACTTATAAGGTATCTCCTGTCTAAAGTCCTTTTAAGGAAGAAGGAAGGTGTAGCATGA
- a CDS encoding ABC transporter permease: MNWTFLINQSIAQMLDFAAPILFAALGGVVSENAGVVNIALEGIMRFAAFFGVWGAFVSKSPWVGLLWGIGIGALLGAFHAYITVKWAGDQIVSGVAINVVAAGGIRYFLEWIFKTTGYSPNVPYFGDPARLINLKFLENIPVLGAFAHLHIFIWLSLILVFVLHFLLYHTVLGLRIRAVGEYPLAAETLGVNVLRIKWFAVILGSIIAALGGVALSLGTMSSFVETGMAAGKGFIGLAAMIFGKWTPIGAMWATFLFASAQVLQFLLQAVAKGVATKIPVGFYLALPYILTIGALIGVVGKAVAPAADGVPYKKES; encoded by the coding sequence ATGAACTGGACATTCTTAATTAATCAATCAATTGCACAGATGCTTGATTTTGCAGCGCCAATACTTTTTGCCGCATTAGGTGGTGTTGTATCTGAGAATGCAGGCGTTGTTAACATTGCACTTGAAGGCATTATGCGATTTGCTGCATTTTTCGGGGTGTGGGGCGCATTTGTTTCCAAAAGTCCGTGGGTAGGATTGCTCTGGGGTATTGGAATTGGTGCTCTACTTGGTGCATTCCATGCTTACATAACAGTAAAGTGGGCAGGTGACCAGATTGTTTCAGGTGTTGCAATAAATGTAGTTGCTGCAGGTGGCATAAGATATTTCCTTGAGTGGATTTTTAAAACAACCGGGTATTCCCCGAATGTTCCATATTTTGGAGACCCAGCACGTTTGATAAATTTAAAATTTCTTGAGAATATCCCCGTTCTTGGTGCTTTTGCGCATCTACATATATTTATATGGCTTTCTTTGATCCTTGTGTTTGTCCTTCATTTTCTTCTATATCATACCGTCCTTGGTTTAAGGATTCGTGCAGTGGGCGAGTATCCTCTTGCGGCAGAAACCCTTGGTGTAAATGTGTTGAGAATAAAGTGGTTTGCAGTTATTCTGGGAAGTATTATTGCTGCACTTGGTGGTGTTGCGCTTTCTTTGGGCACAATGTCTTCGTTTGTGGAGACGGGTATGGCAGCAGGTAAGGGCTTTATAGGTCTTGCTGCTATGATTTTTGGAAAGTGGACTCCAATCGGTGCAATGTGGGCAACTTTCCTTTTTGCTTCAGCTCAGGTTTTACAGTTCTTGCTCCAGGCGGTTGCAAAAGGTGTTGCAACTAAGATTCCTGTTGGATTTTACCTTGCGCTTCCATACATCCTTACAATAGGTGCGCTTATTGGTGTTGTAGGTAAAGCTGTTGCACCAGCAGCAGACGGCGTGCCATACAAGAAAGAAAGTTAA
- a CDS encoding spherulation-specific family 4 protein, whose translation MKAFKFVSVFVFIFLIAISASSISAGTIRPSVRNSITLVPAYFYPTEDDFLKLTISKTVRTQVVILNPDNGPSGTVDDNYKDAIRRLLLKGKIPIGYVYTGYGKRDINDIKADIDRWYKFYPNIRGIFLDEVSDEEEFISLYSTIYKFIKDKYKGVVVINPGTNFPQKLLNFCDYAVVFEGDPYELNNFKISDSLKNNLNKLVFLVYGVDDENIEEVLNDITKRGVKNFYITDDDLPNPWDKLSKYFDRF comes from the coding sequence ATGAAAGCCTTCAAATTTGTATCAGTTTTTGTATTTATTTTTTTAATTGCAATTTCTGCGTCTTCTATCTCAGCAGGTACAATTAGACCAAGCGTAAGAAATAGTATTACACTTGTTCCTGCGTACTTTTATCCTACCGAAGATGATTTTTTGAAACTCACAATTTCTAAAACGGTAAGAACTCAAGTTGTTATTTTGAATCCCGATAACGGTCCTTCAGGGACTGTTGATGATAATTATAAAGATGCAATAAGAAGATTGCTTCTTAAAGGAAAAATTCCCATTGGGTATGTTTATACAGGTTATGGTAAAAGAGATATAAATGATATTAAGGCAGATATTGATAGGTGGTATAAATTTTACCCAAATATAAGGGGGATATTTTTGGATGAGGTAAGTGATGAAGAAGAATTTATTTCTCTTTATTCAACTATCTATAAATTTATTAAAGACAAATACAAGGGAGTTGTTGTAATAAATCCCGGGACAAATTTCCCTCAAAAGCTCCTTAACTTTTGTGATTATGCGGTAGTATTCGAGGGCGACCCTTATGAATTAAATAATTTTAAGATTAGTGACTCTCTTAAAAATAATCTTAATAAGCTGGTATTTCTTGTTTATGGAGTTGATGATGAAAATATAGAGGAAGTTTTAAATGACATAACTAAAAGAGGTGTCAAAAACTTTTACATTACAGACGATGATTTGCCTAATCCCTGGGATAAGTTGAGCAAATATTTTGATAGGTTTTAA
- a CDS encoding amidohydrolase yields the protein MLIRNTTVVNFDDLSILESVDVKIRGNLIQSIGKIEEVDNETIDGSRYILMPGLTNAHAHTAMALLRGAAEDTTSTEWFNEHIWIYEKNIDKGDVYIGTLLGGAEMIASGITTVFDHYFNMDEAYRAYTELGMRADLSYTMFGAGESADKNFDEAMNFIENFSDKSDLITLSLGPHSPYVCPKEFLETIAKIQSETNLKVHLHISEEPWQVEKSIKEFGLTPIKYIDSIGLLNENTILAHAYFATDEELELIKKKNANIARAPKTYLRFAWVNDLLPKALEKDVNITFATDGAASNANYSIIEAGRLSAILGKVATNSPRIAKFEEVVRLFSLGERFLKKPIGKIKPNYLADIVFLDKYSPRLNPQDNIFANLLYVLSEQDIKKVMVNGKFVYEDGKILGVNMEEIIKEANKISKRLRVKKSGKPLQNFG from the coding sequence ATGCTAATTAGAAATACTACAGTAGTTAATTTTGATGATTTATCGATTTTAGAAAGCGTTGATGTCAAGATCAGAGGAAATCTAATTCAAAGTATTGGAAAAATTGAAGAAGTTGATAATGAAACTATTGATGGTTCTCGATATATCCTTATGCCAGGGCTTACAAATGCACATGCGCATACTGCAATGGCACTTTTAAGAGGGGCAGCAGAAGATACAACATCAACAGAGTGGTTTAACGAGCACATCTGGATTTACGAGAAAAATATTGATAAAGGCGATGTTTACATAGGGACGCTTTTAGGCGGAGCAGAGATGATTGCCTCAGGCATCACAACTGTTTTCGACCATTACTTTAATATGGATGAGGCATATAGAGCATATACTGAACTTGGGATGCGTGCGGACTTATCTTATACGATGTTTGGAGCAGGCGAAAGCGCAGATAAAAATTTTGATGAGGCAATGAATTTTATAGAGAACTTCTCAGATAAAAGTGACCTTATTACATTGAGTTTAGGACCACACTCTCCTTATGTTTGCCCAAAAGAATTTCTTGAGACGATTGCAAAAATTCAAAGTGAAACAAATTTGAAGGTTCATCTCCATATTTCCGAAGAGCCATGGCAAGTGGAGAAATCGATTAAGGAATTTGGTCTTACTCCAATAAAGTATATCGATTCAATTGGGCTTCTAAATGAAAACACAATTTTAGCCCATGCTTACTTTGCAACGGATGAGGAACTTGAACTTATTAAAAAGAAAAACGCAAATATAGCACGTGCGCCTAAAACTTACTTGCGCTTTGCCTGGGTAAACGACCTTCTTCCAAAGGCGTTAGAAAAAGATGTAAATATAACTTTTGCAACCGATGGAGCAGCATCCAATGCAAATTATTCAATAATTGAGGCAGGGCGGCTTTCTGCAATCCTTGGCAAGGTTGCAACAAATTCTCCCAGGATTGCTAAATTTGAAGAGGTTGTAAGACTTTTTAGCCTTGGGGAGCGATTCCTAAAGAAACCCATAGGGAAGATAAAACCTAATTATCTTGCTGATATAGTTTTTCTTGATAAATACTCTCCAAGATTAAACCCACAGGACAATATTTTTGCAAATCTCCTTTATGTATTGTCTGAACAGGACATAAAGAAAGTTATGGTAAATGGGAAATTTGTTTACGAGGATGGGAAAATTTTAGGTGTTAATATGGAAGAAATTATAAAAGAAGCAAATAAGATAAGTAAAAGGCTTAGGGTAAAGAAATCTGGAAAACCACTTCAAAATTTTGGTTAA
- a CDS encoding fumarylacetoacetate hydrolase family protein — protein sequence MRLFVFESEGFLNVGVEVDGHKININKLSEAMEHIGEKTAPYVESVQSAIEQFEDVKKMIAWGKKTFKDQFFELFKVNVKKFYPPIDKSAQVVCLGKNYVEHAKETGGEVPDEPILFGKFATLAITDGDIIMYPKWATRIDPEPELGVIIGKECKDVEEINAMDCVFGYTIVNDITERNIEFKDMAKGLPWFRSKNFETSLSIGPYIVTKDEVKMPHNLEIELYVNGVLKQKGNTRDMIFKIDKTISYISKYFTLYPGDVISTGTVPGILPVEKGDEVLIKIEKVGELKNRVSR from the coding sequence ATGAGGCTATTTGTATTTGAAAGTGAAGGTTTTTTGAATGTAGGTGTCGAGGTTGATGGGCACAAAATAAACATCAACAAACTTTCCGAAGCAATGGAGCACATTGGCGAAAAGACAGCTCCTTATGTTGAATCAGTACAATCTGCAATTGAGCAATTTGAGGATGTAAAGAAGATGATCGCCTGGGGTAAGAAGACTTTTAAAGACCAATTTTTTGAACTTTTCAAGGTTAATGTAAAGAAATTTTATCCTCCTATCGATAAGTCAGCACAGGTTGTGTGCCTTGGAAAGAACTATGTTGAACATGCAAAAGAAACAGGTGGAGAGGTTCCCGATGAGCCAATTCTTTTTGGTAAGTTTGCAACACTTGCTATAACAGATGGAGACATAATTATGTATCCAAAATGGGCAACAAGGATTGACCCAGAACCAGAACTTGGAGTTATTATAGGGAAAGAATGCAAAGATGTGGAAGAGATTAATGCAATGGATTGCGTTTTTGGATATACGATTGTAAACGACATAACGGAGAGAAACATAGAATTCAAGGATATGGCAAAGGGACTTCCATGGTTTAGATCCAAGAATTTTGAAACTTCTCTTTCAATTGGTCCTTATATTGTGACAAAAGATGAAGTTAAAATGCCTCATAATCTTGAAATCGAACTTTATGTGAATGGGGTATTAAAGCAAAAAGGCAATACCAGGGATATGATTTTCAAAATAGATAAGACAATTTCGTATATCTCAAAGTACTTTACGCTTTATCCTGGAGATGTTATCTCTACTGGAACAGTCCCAGGTATTCTTCCAGTTGAAAAAGGCGACGAGGTATTGATAAAAATCGAGAAAGTTGGGGAGTTGAAAAACAGAGTTTCAAGATGA